Proteins encoded in a region of the Flavobacteriaceae bacterium HL-DH10 genome:
- the arfB gene encoding alternative ribosome rescue aminoacyl-tRNA hydrolase ArfB yields the protein MFNTEALLKELTFKAIRSSGAGGQHVNKVASKVELIFNLKESSVLNEEQKQRLFYKLENRLTKEGVLILQCGESRSQHKNKELVINRFLNLIRTGLIIPKKRISTKIPKSVIRKRLKNKRNLSEKKANRRKPNLD from the coding sequence ATGTTTAATACCGAAGCCTTATTAAAAGAATTAACCTTTAAAGCTATTAGAAGTTCTGGAGCAGGAGGACAGCATGTTAATAAAGTAGCTTCAAAAGTAGAATTGATTTTTAATTTAAAAGAATCTTCAGTTTTAAATGAAGAACAAAAGCAACGCCTTTTTTATAAGCTAGAAAATAGATTGACAAAAGAAGGTGTTTTAATTTTACAATGTGGAGAAAGTAGAAGTCAGCATAAAAATAAAGAGCTTGTAATTAATAGGTTTTTAAACCTAATAAGAACTGGATTAATTATTCCTAAAAAGCGGATTTCAACAAAAATTCCTAAATCAGTCATTAGAAAACGGTTGAAAAATAAACGTAATCTATCTGAAAAAAAAGCAAACAGAAGAAAACCAAATTTAGATTGA
- a CDS encoding DUF4301 family protein has protein sequence MFTEKDIQQIQNKGITQAQVNAQISRIKNGMSYSNLVEAATIGKGVECFNEGKTQGFIELYNAKQNALSIVKFVPASGAATRMFKFLFQFLKNFDASNETIVDYAKRQNDTLIKTFISNLEKFPFYDEVNSKVKVSNSNYESLAAGEKYLEFVKTMLNENGLNYSFLPKGLLPFHKYEQQVVTAFYEHLFESTLYASSNNKADLHFTVSEQHHNYFNSELNKIKTDLEQKTNTVFNVSYSYQNQATETIALTNESEVFRNEDGSILFRPAGHGALLENLNTLNNDLVFIKNIDNIVVANTNIKVSEYKKLLAGVLLEVQEKAFTFLNQLDGDLVSENDMIEIAMFLSQKLNVSIDSEFDDFTSEVKRNYLKDKLNRPIRVCGMVKNEGEPGGGPFWVKDENGNISLQIVEFAQIDIENKAQEDIVKNATHFNPTDLVCGVKNYKGEKFNLLDFVDPEAAFITMKTQNGIDIKALELPGLWNGSMAYWNSIFVEVPLETFNPVKTVNDLLKDPHQA, from the coding sequence ATGTTTACCGAAAAAGATATTCAACAAATACAAAATAAAGGGATAACACAAGCACAAGTGAATGCCCAAATAAGTCGCATTAAAAATGGCATGTCCTATTCTAACTTAGTTGAAGCAGCTACTATAGGGAAAGGTGTTGAGTGTTTTAATGAGGGTAAGACTCAAGGTTTTATTGAATTATATAACGCGAAACAAAATGCATTATCTATTGTGAAGTTTGTGCCTGCTTCAGGTGCAGCAACACGAATGTTTAAATTTTTATTTCAGTTTTTGAAAAACTTTGATGCTTCAAATGAAACTATAGTAGATTATGCTAAAAGACAAAATGATACATTAATAAAAACCTTTATTTCTAATTTAGAAAAATTCCCTTTTTATGATGAGGTTAATTCTAAAGTAAAAGTATCGAATTCTAATTATGAAAGTTTAGCAGCAGGTGAAAAGTATTTAGAATTTGTAAAAACCATGCTTAATGAAAACGGTTTGAATTATAGTTTTTTACCAAAAGGATTGCTGCCATTTCATAAATATGAACAGCAAGTAGTAACTGCTTTTTACGAACATTTATTTGAATCTACATTGTATGCTTCTTCTAATAATAAAGCCGATTTACATTTTACGGTTTCTGAGCAACATCATAATTATTTTAATTCAGAATTAAATAAAATTAAAACCGATTTAGAACAAAAAACAAATACAGTTTTTAACGTATCCTATTCATATCAAAATCAAGCAACGGAAACTATAGCATTAACAAATGAAAGTGAGGTTTTTAGGAATGAAGATGGTTCTATTTTATTTAGACCAGCTGGTCACGGCGCTTTATTAGAGAATTTAAACACGCTAAATAACGATCTGGTTTTTATAAAAAACATAGATAATATTGTTGTTGCTAATACAAATATTAAAGTTTCAGAATACAAAAAATTACTAGCAGGTGTTCTTTTAGAAGTTCAAGAAAAAGCTTTTACGTTTTTAAATCAGTTGGATGGTGACTTGGTTTCTGAAAACGACATGATCGAAATAGCCATGTTTTTATCTCAAAAATTAAATGTTTCAATTGATTCAGAGTTTGATGATTTTACTTCCGAAGTAAAAAGAAATTATTTAAAAGATAAGCTAAACAGACCTATTCGTGTTTGCGGTATGGTTAAAAATGAAGGGGAGCCTGGTGGAGGTCCATTTTGGGTAAAAGATGAAAATGGAAATATATCATTACAAATCGTTGAATTTGCTCAAATAGATATTGAAAATAAAGCACAAGAAGATATCGTTAAAAATGCCACTCATTTTAATCCAACAGATTTAGTTTGTGGTGTTAAAAATTATAAAGGCGAGAAATTTAATCTTTTAGACTTTGTAGATCCTGAGGCTGCTTTTATAACGATGAAAACACAAAATGGTATTGATATTAAAGCATTAGAACTTCCTGGGTTATGGAATGGTAGTATGGCTTATTGGAATTCTATATTTGTTGAGGTGCCTCTAGAAACATTTAATCCAGTAAAAACAGTAAACGATTTACTTAAAGATCCGCATCAAGCGTAA
- a CDS encoding ATP-binding protein — MEEKYKQQSTNCIKVVLFGPESTGKTTLSRQLARHYNSIWVPEYAREYLQNKWNNERKTCEVDDLLPIAEGQIKLENKLAQKTKTVLICDTDLLETKVYSEAYYLGSCDPILEKYALENTYDLYFLTYIDTPWEADDLRDKSEHREKMFKAFQEALVVNKRPYVLLKGNREERLELAIKHIDILLKK, encoded by the coding sequence ATGGAAGAAAAGTATAAACAGCAATCGACAAACTGTATTAAAGTAGTTTTGTTTGGACCAGAATCTACAGGTAAAACAACCTTGTCTAGGCAATTAGCTAGGCATTATAATTCTATATGGGTGCCTGAGTATGCACGTGAATATCTTCAGAATAAATGGAATAACGAACGTAAAACTTGCGAGGTTGATGATTTGTTACCCATTGCAGAAGGTCAAATAAAACTTGAAAATAAATTGGCGCAAAAAACAAAAACGGTTTTAATTTGTGACACCGATTTATTAGAAACCAAAGTCTATTCTGAGGCTTATTATTTAGGAAGCTGTGATCCTATTCTTGAAAAGTATGCGTTAGAAAATACGTACGATTTATATTTTTTAACCTATATTGACACGCCTTGGGAAGCAGATGATTTACGTGATAAGTCAGAACACAGAGAAAAAATGTTTAAAGCTTTTCAAGAGGCATTGGTTGTAAATAAAAGACCTTATGTTTTATTAAAAGGAAATAGGGAAGAACGTTTAGAATTAGCAATTAAACATATTGATATACTTTTAAAAAAATAA
- the pnuC gene encoding nicotinamide riboside transporter PnuC, which produces MNSLFDFLFGQYTAYETLDIVLEIIAVIFGFLSVWYSKQNNILVFPTGIISTAIFVYLLLKWELLGDMMINVYYFIMSLYGWYIWTRKVDETHVTPISKTTFNEKKLGATIFLVTLLFVYLVYNAFDKWTSWVAYVDTLTTAIFFVGMWLMARRKLENWIFWIVGDLISVPLYFYKGFTFTSLQYLGFTIIAIFGYLTWKKSINSNRQTVLK; this is translated from the coding sequence ATGAACTCCCTTTTTGACTTCCTCTTTGGGCAATACACAGCCTATGAAACATTAGATATCGTTCTTGAAATAATAGCTGTAATATTTGGGTTTTTATCTGTTTGGTATTCAAAACAAAATAACATTTTGGTATTCCCAACGGGAATCATTAGTACTGCTATTTTTGTTTACTTATTGTTAAAATGGGAATTGTTAGGAGATATGATGATTAATGTCTACTATTTTATTATGAGTCTTTATGGTTGGTATATCTGGACTCGAAAAGTTGATGAAACACATGTGACTCCAATTTCGAAAACAACGTTTAACGAAAAAAAATTAGGTGCAACTATATTTTTAGTAACACTGCTTTTTGTTTACTTAGTTTACAATGCATTTGACAAATGGACAAGTTGGGTTGCTTATGTTGATACGCTTACTACCGCTATATTTTTTGTTGGTATGTGGCTTATGGCAAGGAGAAAATTAGAGAATTGGATATTTTGGATTGTAGGTGATTTAATTTCGGTTCCATTATATTTTTACAAAGGATTTACTTTTACAAGTTTGCAATATTTAGGATTTACAATAATAGCTATATTTGGTTATTTAACATGGAAGAAAAGTATAAACAGCAATCGACAAACTGTATTAAAGTAG
- a CDS encoding TonB-dependent receptor, producing the protein MRNKITILICIVLCTLFSAPVQAQEKKVSGTILDTAGQPLPGVNIIIKGTQRGTSTDFDGNFSIRANEADILVISYLGFVTKEIAVKGKSTINVSLDSDTSDLDEVVLVSFGKQKKSSVIASISTIKPSELKIPSSNLTTALAGRVAGLISFQRGGEPGRDDASFFVRGVTTFGYGNGPLILIDGVELTVSDLRRIHPDDIAAFSIMKDASATALYGARGANGVIYVTLKEGIEGPARYSGRIEASFSSPTRNIELADPITYMRMGNEAVKTRDPLGLLIYSQEKIAKTAAGIDPILYPTTDWYRELFKNYTLNKRANFNVNGGGKVAKYYVAMSATQDNGILEVPKLNDFNNNVKFTQFNLRSNTNIDLSKTSKLNVKFNLAFDEYSGPVTPSGQSGGQYVYNLVMRSNPVLFRPFYEPDAANEFTNHILFGNYAEDDNTPSYINPFAEMAKGYQEGTTNKLIGQLEFIQNLKSVTEGLEFKGVFAATKESRYSINRAYNPYYYSPYQNPDTDEVILIPLNEEQGTEYLDFADGEKYVSSTTYLESRLTYNKTLNETHDFTGLLVYTLNHRLFSVTGGTLQDGLAFRNMGLAGRFTYGYDNRYFGEFNFGYNGSERFAKNERWGYFPSLGFGWLASNEKFLENNNAITNLKFKVTYGLVGNDAIGSRSDRFFYLSQVNLNDGNYTYPTGEAYDYRNGGISIGRYANDQITWETAKKLNLGIELGLFNDLTFEVDFFSEKREDILTDRIIPSTLGLQAGVRANVGEAKSQGIDGSLVYNKSFDSDFWLQARANFTYATNEITKIEEPDYSETPWLSRVGQPINQVWGLVAERLFVDQAEVNNSPEQSYGEYTGGDIKYKDINEDGRITELDRVPIGNPSVPEIVYGFGVSVGYKGFDLSCFFQGSANSSFWVNALATAPFYNGQQLLKVYADDYWSETNRNVFATWPRLSNSRIRNNDQTSTWFMQDGAFLRLKSAEIGYNLPDSFTKKLKMDKVRLYASGTNLFVLSNFKLWDPELAGNGLSYPNQKVLNLGLNVSF; encoded by the coding sequence ATGAGAAACAAAATTACGATTTTGATTTGTATTGTGCTTTGTACATTATTTTCTGCACCAGTGCAAGCGCAAGAAAAAAAGGTCTCTGGGACAATTTTGGACACTGCGGGTCAGCCGTTACCTGGTGTTAACATTATTATTAAAGGAACTCAAAGAGGTACAAGTACTGATTTTGATGGAAATTTTTCTATCAGAGCAAATGAAGCAGATATTCTAGTAATATCTTACCTTGGTTTTGTAACCAAGGAAATTGCGGTTAAAGGTAAATCTACTATTAATGTATCACTAGATTCTGATACTAGTGATTTGGATGAAGTAGTATTGGTAAGTTTTGGTAAACAAAAAAAGAGTAGCGTTATTGCCTCTATTAGCACTATTAAACCATCTGAATTAAAAATTCCATCTAGTAATTTAACAACTGCTTTAGCAGGAAGAGTTGCTGGTTTAATTTCTTTCCAAAGAGGGGGCGAACCAGGAAGAGATGATGCGAGCTTCTTTGTGAGAGGCGTTACTACATTTGGATATGGTAATGGCCCTCTTATTTTAATTGATGGAGTCGAATTAACGGTTAGTGATCTTCGTAGAATTCACCCAGATGATATTGCTGCATTCTCTATTATGAAAGATGCATCGGCGACTGCCTTATATGGTGCACGTGGAGCAAATGGTGTTATTTATGTTACATTAAAAGAAGGTATTGAAGGTCCTGCTCGTTATTCTGGCAGAATAGAAGCGTCCTTTTCATCTCCAACAAGAAATATCGAATTAGCCGATCCTATTACTTATATGAGAATGGGCAATGAAGCTGTAAAAACAAGAGATCCTTTAGGATTATTAATTTATTCTCAAGAAAAAATAGCAAAAACAGCTGCTGGTATAGACCCTATTCTATATCCTACTACAGATTGGTATAGAGAGCTATTTAAAAATTACACACTAAATAAAAGAGCCAATTTTAACGTAAATGGTGGTGGTAAAGTAGCAAAATACTACGTAGCCATGTCTGCTACCCAAGATAATGGAATATTAGAAGTGCCAAAATTAAATGATTTTAACAATAACGTTAAGTTCACTCAGTTTAATCTTCGATCCAATACCAATATTGACTTAAGTAAAACATCTAAACTTAATGTTAAATTTAACCTTGCTTTTGATGAATATAGTGGACCAGTTACTCCAAGTGGTCAAAGTGGTGGTCAGTATGTGTATAATTTAGTAATGCGGTCTAATCCTGTTTTATTTAGACCTTTTTACGAACCAGATGCTGCAAATGAATTTACCAATCATATCCTTTTCGGAAATTATGCAGAAGACGACAACACTCCTAGTTACATAAACCCTTTCGCTGAAATGGCTAAAGGTTACCAAGAGGGTACCACCAATAAGTTGATAGGACAATTAGAATTTATTCAAAATTTAAAGTCTGTTACAGAAGGGCTTGAATTTAAAGGTGTTTTTGCTGCTACTAAAGAGTCTAGATATTCTATTAATAGAGCTTATAACCCTTATTATTATTCGCCATACCAAAACCCTGATACTGATGAAGTGATATTGATACCACTAAACGAAGAACAAGGGACAGAATATTTAGATTTCGCTGATGGCGAAAAGTATGTTTCATCTACAACCTATTTAGAATCTAGGCTTACCTATAATAAAACCCTCAATGAAACACATGATTTTACAGGACTGCTAGTATATACCTTAAACCACAGATTATTTTCTGTTACAGGGGGAACATTACAAGATGGATTAGCATTCAGAAATATGGGGCTAGCTGGTCGTTTTACATATGGATATGACAATCGTTATTTTGGTGAATTTAACTTTGGCTATAATGGCTCTGAAAGATTTGCTAAAAATGAACGTTGGGGTTACTTTCCTTCACTTGGTTTTGGATGGTTAGCGTCTAATGAAAAGTTTTTAGAAAACAATAATGCCATTACAAACTTAAAGTTTAAAGTTACTTACGGTTTGGTAGGTAATGATGCTATTGGAAGTAGATCCGACAGGTTTTTTTACTTGTCACAAGTTAATCTAAACGATGGCAACTATACATACCCTACAGGTGAAGCCTACGATTATAGAAACGGAGGCATTAGCATAGGTAGATATGCAAACGATCAAATAACTTGGGAAACGGCTAAAAAATTAAATTTAGGAATTGAGCTGGGTTTATTTAACGATTTAACATTTGAAGTCGATTTTTTTAGTGAAAAAAGAGAAGATATTTTAACAGATAGAATAATACCTTCTACATTAGGTTTGCAAGCAGGGGTGAGAGCCAATGTGGGTGAAGCTAAGAGTCAAGGTATTGATGGTTCATTAGTGTATAATAAAAGTTTTGATAGTGATTTTTGGCTACAGGCCAGAGCAAACTTTACCTATGCAACTAATGAAATTACTAAAATTGAAGAACCAGATTATTCTGAAACTCCTTGGTTATCTCGGGTAGGCCAACCAATTAACCAAGTATGGGGGCTTGTTGCCGAACGGTTATTTGTAGATCAAGCAGAGGTTAATAATTCACCAGAGCAAAGTTATGGAGAATATACTGGGGGAGATATCAAATATAAAGATATCAATGAAGATGGTAGAATTACAGAATTAGATAGAGTGCCAATAGGTAATCCTAGTGTACCAGAAATTGTATATGGTTTTGGGGTATCAGTTGGTTATAAAGGGTTTGATTTATCATGCTTTTTTCAAGGATCAGCAAATTCATCTTTTTGGGTAAATGCTTTAGCAACAGCTCCTTTTTATAATGGACAACAACTATTAAAAGTTTATGCAGATGATTATTGGTCTGAAACTAACAGAAATGTATTTGCAACATGGCCAAGACTTTCAAATTCAAGAATCCGTAATAACGATCAAACAAGTACATGGTTTATGCAAGATGGTGCCTTTTTAAGATTAAAGTCTGCTGAGATAGGATACAATTTACCTGATAGCTTTACTAAAAAATTAAAAATGGATAAAGTACGTTTGTATGCAAGTGGAACGAATCTATTTGTTTTAAGTAACTTTAAACTTTGGGATCCAGAGTTGGCAGGAAATGGCTTAAGTTACCCTAACCAAAAAGTACTAAATCTAGGTTTAAACGTTTCATTTTAA
- a CDS encoding RagB/SusD family nutrient uptake outer membrane protein, with translation MKKYIYSLTIIVASLFYTCSDYLDVVPDNVATIDNAFTDKFNTEKFLYTIYAALPSAGDVFNPGLNTADEVWYPRERNWNIDIPMGRQNVTTPELDRWAGTGKNNLYVAINNCNIFLNRIEGVRDMTDSEKELWTAEVNFLKAYYHFYLVQMYGPIVINDEEIIVSDSADKILQVRSSIDECFTYIIDLLDKAIVDLPLNLNFEVEELGRVNKLIAASIKAKVLMTYASPLFNGNSVYTNFKNSEGEALFPTAYDPEKWNKAVIACKKAIDLSEEAGIKLYQKEDYQNAFQANLSDETLLTAALRDRITKEWNNELIWGDTQFAANGSTLHGNSMTVLFPLTSQYRPAQTHAATMRIAELYYSENGVPIDEDVSFDYANRFKTRTASEDDKFHVEVGEETAVLNFNRETRFYSDLSFDRCVWYGNGKQGAEDDVYYIHKRSGEFAGPVSRSDYNMTGYAPKKLIGMDTEIAGGTRLAIVRYPFPIIRLADLYLYYAEALNESKTAPDSQVYEYIDLVRDRAGLEGVVSSWSNYSNAPNKPLTKEGMRKIIQQERLIEFTFEGGRFWDLRRWKLLKDYMNKPIKGWSVEEEALDDYYTPRVIFSPTFSEKDYFWPIPENEIINNPRLIQNLGW, from the coding sequence ATGAAAAAATATATATATTCATTAACAATAATTGTAGCATCTTTATTTTATACGTGTAGTGATTATTTGGATGTTGTGCCCGATAACGTAGCGACTATAGATAACGCGTTCACAGATAAATTTAATACAGAGAAATTTTTATACACCATATATGCCGCTCTACCAAGTGCAGGAGATGTATTCAACCCTGGACTAAATACGGCAGATGAAGTTTGGTATCCCAGAGAGCGAAATTGGAATATTGATATTCCAATGGGAAGACAAAATGTAACTACTCCTGAATTAGACAGGTGGGCAGGAACAGGAAAGAACAACCTCTACGTAGCAATAAACAACTGTAATATTTTCCTAAATAGAATTGAGGGCGTAAGAGATATGACTGACTCAGAAAAAGAATTATGGACTGCAGAGGTTAACTTTTTAAAAGCATATTATCATTTTTATTTAGTGCAAATGTACGGTCCTATCGTTATTAATGATGAAGAAATAATAGTTTCAGATTCTGCAGATAAGATTCTTCAAGTACGTAGTTCAATTGACGAATGCTTCACTTATATTATTGATTTGTTAGATAAAGCAATCGTAGATTTACCTCTTAACTTAAACTTTGAAGTTGAAGAATTGGGACGCGTCAACAAATTAATTGCAGCGTCTATAAAAGCGAAAGTTTTAATGACATATGCCAGCCCATTGTTTAATGGTAATAGCGTTTATACTAACTTTAAAAACAGTGAGGGAGAAGCCTTATTTCCAACTGCTTACGATCCAGAAAAATGGAATAAAGCCGTTATAGCTTGTAAAAAGGCTATAGATTTATCAGAAGAAGCAGGTATAAAATTATATCAAAAAGAAGATTATCAAAATGCATTTCAAGCAAATCTTTCAGATGAAACATTATTAACAGCAGCTTTAAGAGATAGAATTACTAAAGAGTGGAACAATGAACTCATTTGGGGCGATACTCAATTTGCAGCAAACGGAAGCACTTTGCATGGTAATTCGATGACTGTTTTATTTCCTCTAACAAGTCAATATAGACCAGCACAAACACATGCTGCAACAATGCGAATAGCTGAACTGTACTATAGCGAAAATGGAGTTCCTATTGATGAAGATGTATCGTTTGATTATGCTAATAGATTTAAAACTAGAACAGCATCAGAGGACGATAAGTTTCATGTAGAAGTAGGTGAGGAAACAGCAGTTCTAAATTTTAATAGAGAAACACGTTTTTATTCAGATTTATCTTTTGATAGATGTGTATGGTATGGTAATGGAAAACAAGGTGCTGAAGATGATGTATATTATATCCATAAAAGATCTGGTGAGTTTGCTGGACCTGTATCAAGGTCAGATTATAATATGACAGGTTATGCGCCTAAAAAGTTAATAGGAATGGATACCGAAATAGCTGGAGGAACACGTTTAGCTATAGTAAGATACCCTTTTCCTATAATCAGGCTAGCAGATTTGTATTTATATTATGCTGAGGCATTAAACGAATCTAAGACCGCTCCAGACAGTCAAGTTTACGAGTATATAGATTTGGTTCGCGACAGAGCAGGTCTTGAAGGTGTTGTTTCTAGTTGGTCAAACTACTCTAATGCACCTAATAAGCCATTAACTAAAGAAGGAATGAGAAAAATTATTCAGCAAGAAAGACTTATTGAATTCACATTCGAAGGTGGGCGCTTTTGGGATTTAAGGCGTTGGAAATTATTAAAAGATTATATGAATAAGCCAATAAAAGGATGGTCTGTTGAAGAAGAAGCGTTAGATGATTATTATACTCCAAGGGTAATATTTAGCCCAACTTTTTCTGAAAAGGATTATTTCTGGCCAATTCCAGAGAATGAGATAATTAATAACCCAAGATTAATTCAAAATTTAGGATGGTAG
- a CDS encoding DUF4959 domain-containing protein has product MKKIFKLLMLALFFSAYIACDEYEHMPVSSDREKPSIIENIQYSAINGGVDITYDIPNDKDLLYVKAVYTNTLGEESEVKTSIFDNKIQVLGFGDTSEKKISLYAVDRSNNVSEPVSIMVTPLASPLSLIQPSLSIIADYGGARFTWENETNTPIAIELMVKNNRGKMEILETVYTEAKSSQQALRDLESVPTLFAALIKDNYGNVSDTIFANTPDKLLTPLFEEKLDKNLFLPVYLDNDDNWNAWGDYFGIFDDNPTTMGHTGGSGLGTGTNIFTVDLGVNVSLSRIRLNSRLRKTQEIYGRGAPKQYKLYGAKTLPGTDGNLDDWTFLRTCDTWKPSGLPLGSLSDEDVIQYTAGFEFIFDLPVEIRYFRIVVTETWDNAAFCNITEMNVWGSIFD; this is encoded by the coding sequence ATGAAAAAAATATTTAAATTATTAATGTTAGCCCTTTTTTTCTCAGCTTATATAGCTTGTGATGAGTACGAGCACATGCCTGTTTCTTCTGATAGAGAAAAACCTTCTATAATAGAGAATATTCAATATTCTGCAATAAACGGAGGTGTAGATATTACATATGATATACCAAACGATAAAGATTTATTATATGTAAAAGCTGTTTATACAAATACCTTAGGTGAAGAATCTGAAGTAAAAACATCTATTTTCGATAATAAAATTCAAGTTTTAGGATTTGGGGACACTTCTGAAAAGAAAATCTCCTTATATGCCGTAGATAGGTCTAATAATGTTTCAGAACCAGTAAGCATAATGGTAACACCATTAGCATCTCCTTTATCTTTGATACAACCATCTTTGAGTATTATAGCAGATTATGGAGGCGCTCGTTTTACATGGGAAAACGAAACCAATACACCAATAGCTATAGAGTTAATGGTTAAAAATAACCGTGGAAAAATGGAAATTTTAGAAACGGTTTATACAGAAGCAAAATCTTCGCAACAAGCCTTAAGAGATTTAGAATCTGTACCTACATTATTTGCAGCACTTATTAAAGATAATTATGGTAATGTTTCAGATACCATTTTTGCGAATACTCCAGATAAATTATTAACACCTTTATTTGAAGAGAAATTAGATAAAAACTTATTCTTACCTGTTTACTTAGACAATGATGATAACTGGAATGCATGGGGGGATTATTTTGGTATTTTTGATGATAATCCTACAACTATGGGACATACAGGAGGTTCAGGTTTAGGTACAGGTACAAATATTTTTACGGTAGATTTAGGTGTTAACGTATCCTTAAGTAGAATTAGGCTTAATAGTAGGTTAAGAAAAACACAAGAAATATATGGTAGAGGCGCTCCTAAACAATATAAATTGTATGGTGCTAAAACATTACCAGGTACAGACGGTAATTTAGATGATTGGACATTTTTACGTACATGTGATACTTGGAAACCTTCAGGGTTACCATTAGGGTCTCTATCAGACGAAGATGTAATTCAATATACAGCTGGATTTGAATTTATTTTTGATCTGCCTGTAGAAATTCGTTATTTTAGAATAGTAGTTACTGAGACCTGGGATAATGCGGCTTTCTGTAATATTACAGAAATGAACGTATGGGGTAGTATCTTTGATTAA
- a CDS encoding DUF4998 domain-containing protein: MKKNKYILLLLIIVNLFALSSCTDTYDLHQKYLEDGETIYTNKVDSVASLPGNNRLKLSGYITNAFNVEKIVVYWNNGENSQTFPYTKSENFTDPLDLVITGLDENSYQFDIFSVDADGNKSVKVTAFGTSFGEIYRSNLESRLLKSYYYKKDSDAIVKFNIKSDLTRDTEVSFTNLSGEDVSVTLGEDDEEVILVNIDPTKEVMYRTNYVPTPMDDETAEETSIDEFTSDWTSYTLPSTLKTIAESFMFTPTLGGSQANWTNENGLNITVEFRKSVAGSIVSSSTTSNEVAGTYEIRGMEPGQQDIEIVVTDIYGNSYATTYSAKPIEAYNRDLWSVIDVSSEEPKENTWGNGGEGIHAIDESTATFWHTQWDLAQPDYPHHLTIDMGESLTILAFEVLGRTKNNNKAAGEHEFWASSDNATWTLIASYTGELSTSKILIETTETTARYIRYNAVAPGSGATNYTFLADLSIYAK; this comes from the coding sequence ATGAAAAAAAATAAATATATTTTACTACTATTAATTATAGTAAACCTTTTTGCGCTATCATCTTGTACAGATACTTATGATTTACATCAAAAATATCTTGAAGATGGAGAAACTATATATACAAACAAGGTAGATTCTGTTGCTTCTCTTCCAGGAAATAACAGATTGAAACTTTCAGGTTATATTACAAATGCTTTTAATGTCGAAAAGATAGTTGTATATTGGAATAATGGCGAAAACAGCCAAACGTTTCCTTATACAAAATCAGAAAATTTCACAGACCCTTTAGACTTAGTTATTACTGGGCTAGATGAAAATTCATATCAATTTGATATTTTTTCAGTAGATGCAGATGGTAATAAATCTGTTAAAGTAACAGCTTTTGGAACTTCATTTGGAGAGATTTATAGATCAAACTTAGAATCTAGATTATTAAAATCCTATTATTACAAAAAAGATAGTGATGCTATAGTTAAATTTAATATTAAGAGCGATTTGACTCGAGATACTGAAGTGTCATTCACTAATTTAAGTGGAGAAGACGTTTCTGTAACACTAGGAGAAGATGACGAAGAAGTTATACTGGTTAACATAGATCCAACTAAAGAAGTCATGTACAGAACTAATTACGTACCAACACCTATGGATGATGAAACAGCAGAAGAAACATCTATAGACGAGTTTACCTCTGATTGGACATCATATACATTACCATCCACGTTAAAAACAATTGCAGAAAGTTTCATGTTCACACCTACTCTAGGTGGTTCTCAAGCCAATTGGACTAATGAAAATGGCCTTAATATAACCGTTGAGTTTAGAAAAAGTGTTGCTGGCTCTATAGTAAGTTCTAGTACAACTTCAAACGAAGTAGCAGGAACTTATGAAATTAGAGGCATGGAACCGGGACAGCAGGACATCGAAATAGTGGTTACAGATATTTATGGAAACTCTTATGCTACCACCTATTCTGCAAAACCAATTGAAGCCTATAATAGAGATTTATGGTCTGTTATAGATGTTTCTTCAGAAGAACCAAAGGAAAACACTTGGGGTAATGGTGGTGAAGGTATTCACGCTATAGACGAAAGTACTGCTACATTCTGGCACACACAATGGGATTTGGCACAACCAGATTACCCACACCATCTTACTATAGATATGGGAGAAAGCCTAACTATCTTAGCTTTTGAGGTTCTTGGTAGAACCAAAAACAATAATAAAGCTGCAGGAGAACATGAGTTCTGGGCAAGTTCAGACAACGCAACTTGGACTTTAATTGCTAGTTACACAGGTGAATTATCAACAAGTAAAATACTTATTGAAACAACAGAAACTACTGCACGCTATATTAGATATAATGCTGTTGCCCCAGGAAGTGGCGCTACAAATTATACTTTTTTAGCTGATTTAAGTATCTATGCAAAATAG